A segment of the Leptolyngbya sp. NIES-3755 genome:
TGGTTCCTTAGTTGGATTCAGGCTTTGGAGATACAAGCTACCGACTGTGAATAAGAAGATGAGATATGCGATCGCTTCGAGCCAATATAAACGATCGACATATCCAAACAGCGTATGCAGAATCACGCCTGGAAATTGTTTCTGTGGTAGCACTTTAGAAGCATCCCAAATCAATCCGCCGAGGAAACAAGAATTCGGCGCAGAAACACAGAGGTTCGCAAACTCAGGATTTAACTGAGACAAGATTGCGAAGCTTTTATCAAAGTGAGCTAACACACCAATCACCAAGCCCGAAACAATCAATAACAGAAACACTCCCATCACTTGAAAGAACTGTTTCAGATTGATTTTTACGCCAAGCTTGAACAATAGAATTCCGATGACGATCGCGCCTGTTAATCCACCGATCGCACCAATGACAGGCGACCATCCTTGCTGAAACTGTGCCGCAATAAACACGACTGTTTCAAATCCTTCTCGCAGCACCGCAAAGAAGATCAATCCAAACACACCCCAAGCTGCATTCGTTTGCATTGCTTGATCAATCTCGCGTTCGACTTCCCCTTTAAGAGATTTCGCCTGTTTCGTCATCCAGATCAACATCCAGCTTAAAAGCGCGATCGCAACTAATCCAAAAATCGCTTCTAGCATCGGTTTGAACACAGGTGCATAGAGATGATTAGAAGCTTCTAAACTGCCCAATGTCCAAATAAACACAATCCCAACGGCAACACTGGCAACAATGCCGGAAACAATCCCACCATAAACCCAAGGATTGAGACTCGATCGACCGGATTTGCTCAAATACGCCAGCACAATCCCGACCACTAGCGCCGCTTCTACCCCTTCCCGTAGCGTAATCACAAACGTCGAAAGCATACCTATAGATTTGAACAACTACCGATCATTTTAGAAGAGCGATTTTTATTGTTAGCCGTTTTGTTGATTAATGTCTTGAACAATATCGCTGATCATTCCATCTATCTCATCATCTGAGATCTCAATATCAGGATACCTTGCTCCAAAGCCCAGCATTTGATATCGATTTGCGGCTGAGGGCGGTAGGTTGCCCGCCTTGATCATGTTAAATAACAAGATTGCACAATTGTCTGCTTGTGGATCGGTGAGCAAGGAATAGATATCGTTAAACGGAAGACAACCATAAGCACGATCGGGGGCAACGACCGCAAAGAAGTCCTGCCTCTCATACTCCAGACACACCCATTGCCAACCAAACTCTTTGGTCACTGCATTTCCTCAAGCAGTCCCTAAAGTGAGACTCCGCTCGTTGATGATCTCTGGATCTTCGATGCTGCTGTTTTGATGCTCTGTGCGCCAAGTATCGATCGAGTGACCCACTGTCCGAATGGCTTCATCAGGAGGACTATCACTCGATAACCCTAAGATAGGATATCCGTATGATGTCCAATCGGCAAGCTCAGATTGAGCCTCTGGTGACATTGGTTTCTCTTGATAGTAACTCATCTTTAGAGTACCTCCTTTGCTCTAAAACCGCTTGACCGACAAGAATTTCTCACGAATCTATGTTCAGAAATTGGCGTATTCGGTCGCTTGTTTCGACAAATTGTGCTCGTGGCATCGGCAGTTGTTGCCAAGACAACAAAGACGTGCGTTCTTCTGAGCTTAAAACCAGCATGATGTGATAAAGAGTCCCATCTGAAGTGTGTTCTTCATCTAACTGAACCGCCTGAATGCGATCGAGTTGCCAAGTCTCCTGACGCTTCTCCAATAAAGCACACTCCAAACGGGTCGCCTGATTTCTTGCTTTATCAAAGACGCAAATATAGCGAAAATCCACAGCAAATAGCGGAACTGGAAACAGGAGTAACACTACGATGAGCCAGAGAAGACCAAATCCGACTAGCGGGATTACGTTCCATCGAGTGTCGTAACTGGTGTTTAGAGTGCGATCGCTAGAGGTGCGAATAAAGTCATTCACCTGATTGACCACGGCTTCTAGGGATGCTCGATTGTGATCATCAATTGCGATGACTTCACCAGAGGCTAAAATGAGGACAAGCTGATACTGCTCCTCCATCCCCTGTTGCCTAAGTTGCGCGGTTTGAAGTTGCCTGAGTTCTTGCGATCGCCGCTCGACCAACGTTAAAGTCTCTAAGCGACAATCCACTTCAGAAGGCAGAGCGCGTTCACAATTCAACTGAATCCCGGTTCGCATCTGAGTGCTTGTAAACCAAAGCCACAAACATCCATGCGATATCAAAAATATTCCTATACCCAGCCAAGCCATGACAAAAGAAAAGGCTGAGCGATAAAAGTAATTAATCTCTAGACAAGTCGCACTTTGCCGAATTCTTTCAGTGACTTGCATTAAAATTTCAAACGGTATTCCTACCATTACAACAAAGCGAATGTTGGCATCACAACAGCAGTCACGTTGTTATTTTGATTACACGATCGCTTCAAACTTCGGGAACCAAACTGATGATTGTCTACGGCATCAATGCCTATACCAATCAATAAATCTTTTTTCGGGTGTATCGATTGGAAAAACTACGGATACTTTTAAAAGAGCGATTGGGCTTTTAGCGATCGTAAATCAAGCAGGAAGAGAACGTCGAATCGCCACAACGCACTCATCAAATTTTTATTCGCTGCATTTCGTTCATCCTACAAATCATTTACGATCGCACATAATCAGAATTTACTTCATCGATCTCGCTTATGGAAATGCAATCTGTCCGATCGGAAACCGTCAAAACTTCCGAATTTCAAAAAGCACTCGAAACCGTAGAAGCGTTGCCGCTTGAGGCACAGGAAATTCTGATCGATATTGTCGAGAAACGCCTAAGTCAGCAACGTCGAGCAAATTTGGTTCAAGAAGTTCACGAGGCAAGACAAGCTTATACAGAAGGTCAAATTCGTCGCGGCTCGGTTGCGGACCTGATGGCGGAGTTAGACGACTGATGGAGCTTGTCTGGAGTAGCGCTTTCAGTCGCAAACTAAAACGATTACTGCGGCAAAATCCACAGATGAAAACACAGATTGAGCAAACGTTAGAACAGCTTGCGATCGACCCGTTTGATCCAAAGCTAGGGACTCACAAGCTCAAGGGCGATTTGGCGGATTGTTGGTCTTGCTCGATTAACTACAGCGATCGCATTGTCTTCCAATTCGTTGAAAATCCAGAGACCGCAGAAGAAATTCTACTTCTAACGCTTGGATCGCACGATGAGGTTTATTAGACGCTTGACGGCTTTGCTTTGAGAAAAAGTAACCATTCTACGAGATACTTTTGGGAGGGCAAACCGCGATCGCACACTCTCGATCTCGGCGCGTTCTGAATTCGTTTTATAAGTTGAGATAGAGAGAGTCCAATGGACGAAGACAGCATTAACAGCATGGATGCTCCAACCGTAACCCTGACCGATGAAACAGGTTCAACCCTCACCTGCTACATCGAGCATTCTTTGGACGTGGAAGATCAAGAATATGTGCTGTTACTTCCCGTTGACTCGCCGATCGAGATTTTCGCTTGGCAAGAAAATGGCGACGAGGATGAAGCAGTATTAGTCGAAGATCAGGCAGTACTTAATCAAGTATTTCCGATCGCAAAAGCCGTGTTAGAAGAGCAAAATCTGGCTCTAAAACAAACCGCTGTCGTCTTGACGGTGGAAGGCGATTTGCCGGATCTCGACGACGACGAAGCTTGGGCAGGGGTGGAGTCTGATTCGGATGACGATCAGGAAGAACTTCAGCTTTTGGCAAGTTTCTGGCACGAAGAACAGGAATACGCGATTTATACTCCGCTTGATCCGTATTTTATTTTGGCGCGACTCGATGATGAGGGAACGCCACATCTTTTATCGCAAGAAGAGCTTAAGAAAATTGAGCCAATGTTGCCCATGATCGAAGATCAACTCTTCGATGAAATGGAATAGTTCGAGTCGGAGTCGGTAAACTTGAATACTCGAATTCAACCGACTCCAAAAAATATTTCTTCTAATCTAAAATCAACGCTACGATTCTTGCTTGGTCGTGATCCCCTCGATCGTAAATTCGATTAATAATTGATTTTTATATCCGTTGACTTATTCACAAACTTCGCTAACATTTGTTCTGAGCAAAAACTTTTGCTAGTTCTTCACCTTAATCTCAGATGAAAATCGCGAAAAGTGTTGCGAGGCTATCGTTCTTCCTGTTTCTCGTCGGGGCTGCACTCGGTCTTTCTGCTTGGCGTGCTCAAGCGTGGTGGAGTTTTGCGAGTTCTCCCGTTGCACAGACCACTTCAGAGCAGGGGAAACGAGTTCTGATTCAGATTCCACAAGGGACTTCGGCTCAGCAGATCGGACAGGAATTGGAAGCGGCTGGATTAATTCGATCGTCGAGAGCTTGGGAAGTTTGGGCACGGTGGATGATGTGGCAAAATCCCGATGGTGGTTTCCAGGCGGGAAATTATGAGCTTTCGACTGGGGATAGTATGCAAGCGATCGCAGAAAAAATCTGGAAGGGCGAAGTGGCTCAACGTAGCTTCACGATTCCTGAAGGCTGGTCGATGAAGCAAATGGCAAATTATTTCGAGCAACAAGGATTTTTCAAAGCCCAAGATTTTCTCAATGCTGCGAGTCAAGTTCCCAATGCAGAATATCCTTGGCTGCCTCCGAATCTGCCTTTCTTAGAAGGTTTTCTTTACCCTGACACGTATCAAATCGAAGCTGGATCAGCAATCACACCTCAACAGGTTGTCCGTCAGATGTTGAACCGTTTCGAGCAAGTTGCGCTCCCGATTTACAACCAAAATCGTGGCAAGACGAATCTTTCTCTGCTGCAATGGGTGACGCTTGCCAGCATCGTCGAGAAAGAAGCGGTGATTCCTGAAGAGCGCAATCGGATTTCGGGCGTGTTCCACAATCGCTTGAAAAAGAATATGACGCTGGGATCTGATCCGACGGTGGAATATGCGCTCGGAGTGCAGCAAACCCCTGAGAATCCATTAACTTACGCGCAGGTTGCAACTCCTTCTCCGTATAACACGTATGTGACTCCAGGATTGCCCCCGACCCCGATCGCGGCTCCGGGTGTTGCGAGTTTGAAAGCTACTCTAACGCCAGAACAGACCGATTATCTCTACTTTGTGGCGCGGTACGATGGCTCTCATGTGTTTAGTCGCACCTTGGCAGAACATGAAGCAGCGCAGGGTAAAATCCGCGATCGCATTGATAACCAGGCGCAAAAGGAACAACCCGCAAAAACTCGATAGGTCTCAGTGATTTTTGGGTTACGAATTTGAGTCACGATCGCTCTAGACTATTGATTAGGTTTAGAGCAGTCCTTCGTAAAGATATAAACAAATTGTCACAGTGAATTAAATTGTGATTGATTTAACTAAATGCAGCCCTTACCCTAATAAATAGGCTTTTTTATTGTTCACTCTCACGAGTCTTTCACCATGTCTTGGGGCAAACTTCTTCAACCCGATCTTCTTCTCGATTCGACCATTCTTGGATTAACACCGGAACTGCTTCAGCAAAGTGGGTTACGCGGTTTGGTACTGGATGTGGATGAAACGCTTGTGCCCATTACGACAGCGCAAATTTCGGCGGAACTCTTACCGTGGGTCGAGCAGATTCGGGAGACAACCCAGATTTGGCTAGTGAGCAATAATATCAGCGAGAACCGGATTAAACGAATTGCCGATGTGCTGAAAGTGCCGTATTACATTACGGGTGCTGGAAAACCTTCGCGTCGGAAGCTGAGACGGGCTGTGGAAGCGATGAATTTGCCGCCGGAACAAGTGGGAATGGTAGGCGATCGCTTATTTACAGATGTCTTAGCGGGGAATCGGTTGGGAATGTTCACGATTTTGGTGCAACCGATGGTTGATCCGGCGGCGGAAGTGGTGCGGAAATATCCGGTTCATGCGATCGAGATTTGGCTGTCTCAGGCTTTGGGCGCGACTTTGACTCCGCACAAACATCAAATCTAAAGAAAAGGTTAGAGAATCCAGACATCCAGAGAATATCTGAGATTCTAGGTATAGATCAAATGGAGCCAGCGAATATAAAGGCTCTAACCCATAAATCTCTGTGAATACTAGGTGAACTGCCAATCTTTAATCGGGTTGGCAGTTTGCTTTTGGAATTAATCTAAATTGCGTCCGGTGAGTTCGACAAAGATATCCTCTAGATTCGAGGGACGAGTCATCATTCCCGTTTTGTCTGGAAGCTGATCGAGATAATGGTTCGCATCTTCGACGGAGGGGAAAAATTTGTAATCCCAGTGTTCACCCGATTGTTTCATCAGAATGCCTTTCCCGTACTGCTGGCGTAATTCTTCTAGCGTTCCAAGAGAAATTAATTTGCCAGAATCCATGATGCCAATCCGATCGCATAAATATTCGACTTCATCCATATAATGCGTCGTTAATAGCATCGTCATTCCTTGCTGATTCAACGTCCGGATAATTTCCCACAAGCGACGACGAGTTTGCGGATCAAGTCCGACCGTTGGTTCATCCAGGAAAAGAATCTCAGGTTTGTGGAGTAGAGCACGAGCGATTTGGAGACGGCGCTTCATCCCACCGGAGAGCGTTTTGGCTGGATCATTTCGTCGATCGCTTAATTCCACATATTCAAGCGCTTCATTGATATCCTTCTGACGCTGCGGATTTGGAATGTGATGCAAGCGTCCGTGATATTCCATGTTTTCCCAAACGGTCAGATCACTGTCGATGCTGATTTGTTGAAGGACGACACCAATATGGGATTTGACGAGCGATCGCTGATTGACAATATCAAATCCCGCCACTTGAATTCGCCCATCAGAAGGCTTCGTCAATGTCGTTAACATCCGAATCGTGGTCGATTTGCCTGCCCCATTTGGACCCAAAAGCCCGAACATTTCGCCTGCTTGAATCTCAAAAGACAGTCCATCTACGACTGGAACTTTGTTGTAAACCTTGTAAACGTTTTGAAGAGAAACAGCAGCAACCATTCGATTTATTACAGTGCGATCTTTGTTAACCCTATCGCAAGATCGCACCAAATCCATACATAGCAGGAGTGATCTGCTCAGATAGGTTCATATATCATTTGTGGAACGAGTACGCTGTCCGATCGCACTTCTCCAATTCCTAGAAATCGCTCATTCTTCACTCGAACGATTCCGAATCGCTCCGAATCTAACGCAATCTTTTGACCTTGACACCAGCGACGCGCTAAATCACTTTCTAGAACGATTTCCGGTAAATGTAACAATGCAGATTCAGGTTCGACCAAAGGCACGGGAAGCTGTTCGATCGATGAACTTCCCGACAATTCAAATCCACTACTCTCTGTTCTGAGTAACTTCGCTAAGGTTGCTCCGGTTCCAAGTTCTGCCCCTAAATCACGAGCGATCGAGCGAATATAAGTTCCACTACCACACGCGATCGCTAAATCAAGCTCCGGAAACTCACCCAATCTAAAATCTAAAATCTTCAAATCTAAAATCTCAACTGTACGAATGGGAGCCTCGATCGCTTGTCCCGATCGCGCTAAATCATACAGTCGCTTTCCTTGAACTTGAACCGCACTATAGTTCGGTGGAATTTGTTGGATCACACCTTGGAACAGTGGTAGTTTTTCTCGAATTTGCTCTAAGCTCAAATTTGGAACCGCTTGCTGCGTAATAATTTCACCTTCTAAATCATCCGTTGCAGTCGTTATCCCAAACCGAATTGTCGCTTGATACGCTTTATCGTGACGAAGATATTGCAACAATCGAGTGGCGCGACCGAATGCGATCGGTAAGACTCCCGTTGCGGCTGGATCAAGTGTCCCCGCATGACCCACTTTTTTCAACTGATAAATCCGTCGAACTTTCGCTACACAATCATGTGAAGTAAACCCAAACGGTTTATTGAGATTCAAGAACCCATCCACAAGCTTAATCCTGATTCAACTGCGCCACAGTCAATGACTGTATCAGACTTAACGGTAACGGATTCTGCGAAATATCGCGGGCATAAGTCGCAGACAAAAACGGGCGATAGTTCGATCGATTCGCAATGTGAGTTTGAAAAAACGCCAGACTTAGAGCATTCACATATCGACGCGCCAAAGTTGGACTTGGACCAATCACTTCCGGTGGAACTGGAACCCCTTCAGCATCGCCTTCTTGCAAAGCGGAAAAATGCGTTCCTCGCTCGATCACAGCTAAATAGCGATCGCGAGTCTGCAACCAAGTAAATGGCTGAATTTGCTCAGGTAACGCGGGCGCGACTGTATCTGCATTTCCCGCCACGATCATCGTCGGCACTTTAATCTCAGCGACTGAAGCCTGTCCGAAGACGCTACTCGTAATCGGATTGATTGCAATAATCGCTCTCACACGCGGATCGCTCAGATTGTAGTTAATCGGAGGCAGTCCAGAAGCACGACATTGTAAAAGAACTGAAAGATTCAACGTCCGATCGATTTCCGTAGGCTGACAAGATTGCTGCAATTGCTGGAAGTTGATCGAAGCTCCCGCCAGTGCCATTGCGGTGTAGCCCCCAAAAGATTGTCCGATTACACCGACTTGTTTGAGATTCAAGCGACTGTAACGCGGATCAGAACTGGCTCTGCGCTGAAGATCATCTAAAACGTACTTGATATCTAAAGGTCGATCGACAAATTCACTCGGACTCGTTACTTCATTCACCGTACCCGCGACCAAAGCTTGAAGCTGTTTCGCATTACTTCCCGGATGTTCAGGAACCGCGACCGCAAACCCATGAGAAGCCAAATGTTCGGCAAGATAGCGAAATGTGCCGCGATCGGAACCCAAGCCATGAGAAATGACGACCACCGGAATCGAGGC
Coding sequences within it:
- a CDS encoding HAD family phosphatase (similar to AA sequence:cyanobase_aa:LBDG_04640), whose product is MSWGKLLQPDLLLDSTILGLTPELLQQSGLRGLVLDVDETLVPITTAQISAELLPWVEQIRETTQIWLVSNNISENRIKRIADVLKVPYYITGAGKPSRRKLRRAVEAMNLPPEQVGMVGDRLFTDVLAGNRLGMFTILVQPMVDPAAEVVRKYPVHAIEIWLSQALGATLTPHKHQI
- a CDS encoding hypothetical protein (hypothetical protein L8106_14425;~similar to AA sequence:cyanobase_aa:LBDG_04630), whose translation is MKIAKSVARLSFFLFLVGAALGLSAWRAQAWWSFASSPVAQTTSEQGKRVLIQIPQGTSAQQIGQELEAAGLIRSSRAWEVWARWMMWQNPDGGFQAGNYELSTGDSMQAIAEKIWKGEVAQRSFTIPEGWSMKQMANYFEQQGFFKAQDFLNAASQVPNAEYPWLPPNLPFLEGFLYPDTYQIEAGSAITPQQVVRQMLNRFEQVALPIYNQNRGKTNLSLLQWVTLASIVEKEAVIPEERNRISGVFHNRLKKNMTLGSDPTVEYALGVQQTPENPLTYAQVATPSPYNTYVTPGLPPTPIAAPGVASLKATLTPEQTDYLYFVARYDGSHVFSRTLAEHEAAQGKIRDRIDNQAQKEQPAKTR
- a CDS encoding hypothetical protein (protein of unknown function DUF1292;~similar to AA sequence:cyanobase_aa:LBDG_04620) encodes the protein MDEDSINSMDAPTVTLTDETGSTLTCYIEHSLDVEDQEYVLLLPVDSPIEIFAWQENGDEDEAVLVEDQAVLNQVFPIAKAVLEEQNLALKQTAVVLTVEGDLPDLDDDEAWAGVESDSDDDQEELQLLASFWHEEQEYAIYTPLDPYFILARLDDEGTPHLLSQEELKKIEPMLPMIEDQLFDEME
- a CDS encoding hypothetical protein (similar to AA sequence:cyanobase_aa:PCC7424_0315), giving the protein MEMQSVRSETVKTSEFQKALETVEALPLEAQEILIDIVEKRLSQQRRANLVQEVHEARQAYTEGQIRRGSVADLMAELDD
- a CDS encoding hypothetical protein (similar to AA sequence:cyanobase_aa:ssl2921) codes for the protein MELVWSSAFSRKLKRLLRQNPQMKTQIEQTLEQLAIDPFDPKLGTHKLKGDLADCWSCSINYSDRIVFQFVENPETAEEILLLTLGSHDEVY
- a CDS encoding tRNA pseudouridine synthase B (similar to AA sequence:cyanobase_aa:LBDG_26410) — protein: MDGFLNLNKPFGFTSHDCVAKVRRIYQLKKVGHAGTLDPAATGVLPIAFGRATRLLQYLRHDKAYQATIRFGITTATDDLEGEIITQQAVPNLSLEQIREKLPLFQGVIQQIPPNYSAVQVQGKRLYDLARSGQAIEAPIRTVEILDLKILDFRLGEFPELDLAIACGSGTYIRSIARDLGAELGTGATLAKLLRTESSGFELSGSSSIEQLPVPLVEPESALLHLPEIVLESDLARRWCQGQKIALDSERFGIVRVKNERFLGIGEVRSDSVLVPQMIYEPI
- a CDS encoding putative dienelactone hydrolase (similar to AA sequence:cyanobase_aa:LBDG_26400); the encoded protein is MRQFKGWKFALSAIVTASTIANFSRPVLSAERVFLSYGILERSISVSALERYARTGELDSDLYVYSQYISPQQLQTLRRALLTRASIDPIAVSQFLYTQQGEILLRRLGQVIQPESRDTGFFAIRGALILAAADPEGLTPLNVLRKFPTRGLRIDLQRSLQIADDFGDLINRTTRATQTIAELANQDNTTLPPTVPDLAARGPYGFERQTLRLVDRSRAFVQALGRERVFPMDVYLPFARRQALPASIPVVVISHGLGSDRGTFRYLAEHLASHGFAVAVPEHPGSNAKQLQALVAGTVNEVTSPSEFVDRPLDIKYVLDDLQRRASSDPRYSRLNLKQVGVIGQSFGGYTAMALAGASINFQQLQQSCQPTEIDRTLNLSVLLQCRASGLPPINYNLSDPRVRAIIAINPITSSVFGQASVAEIKVPTMIVAGNADTVAPALPEQIQPFTWLQTRDRYLAVIERGTHFSALQEGDAEGVPVPPEVIGPSPTLARRYVNALSLAFFQTHIANRSNYRPFLSATYARDISQNPLPLSLIQSLTVAQLNQD
- a CDS encoding sulfate-transporting atpase (similar to AA sequence:cyanobase_aa:LBDG_04650); amino-acid sequence: MVAAVSLQNVYKVYNKVPVVDGLSFEIQAGEMFGLLGPNGAGKSTTIRMLTTLTKPSDGRIQVAGFDIVNQRSLVKSHIGVVLQQISIDSDLTVWENMEYHGRLHHIPNPQRQKDINEALEYVELSDRRNDPAKTLSGGMKRRLQIARALLHKPEILFLDEPTVGLDPQTRRRLWEIIRTLNQQGMTMLLTTHYMDEVEYLCDRIGIMDSGKLISLGTLEELRQQYGKGILMKQSGEHWDYKFFPSVEDANHYLDQLPDKTGMMTRPSNLEDIFVELTGRNLD
- a CDS encoding hypothetical protein (similar to AA sequence:cyanobase_aa:Npun_F4547), with protein sequence MVGIPFEILMQVTERIRQSATCLEINYFYRSAFSFVMAWLGIGIFLISHGCLWLWFTSTQMRTGIQLNCERALPSEVDCRLETLTLVERRSQELRQLQTAQLRQQGMEEQYQLVLILASGEVIAIDDHNRASLEAVVNQVNDFIRTSSDRTLNTSYDTRWNVIPLVGFGLLWLIVVLLLFPVPLFAVDFRYICVFDKARNQATRLECALLEKRQETWQLDRIQAVQLDEEHTSDGTLYHIMLVLSSEERTSLLSWQQLPMPRAQFVETSDRIRQFLNIDS
- a CDS encoding iron permease FTR1 (similar to AA sequence:cyanobase_aa:LBDG_32110); its protein translation is MLSTFVITLREGVEAALVVGIVLAYLSKSGRSSLNPWVYGGIVSGIVASVAVGIVFIWTLGSLEASNHLYAPVFKPMLEAIFGLVAIALLSWMLIWMTKQAKSLKGEVEREIDQAMQTNAAWGVFGLIFFAVLREGFETVVFIAAQFQQGWSPVIGAIGGLTGAIVIGILLFKLGVKINLKQFFQVMGVFLLLIVSGLVIGVLAHFDKSFAILSQLNPEFANLCVSAPNSCFLGGLIWDASKVLPQKQFPGVILHTLFGYVDRLYWLEAIAYLIFLFTVGSLYLQSLNPTKEPAQKALSEQP